In the Symphalangus syndactylus isolate Jambi chromosome 17, NHGRI_mSymSyn1-v2.1_pri, whole genome shotgun sequence genome, CCACCCCCAGCCCTCCAGCCCTGGGCTCTCCCCTGAAGGGGAGTCAGGCCTCCCTCACTGgcctgggagaggggaggggaattCCTCCAGGGCAGCAAACCTGTTCCCCAACTCCAGCTTCCAGGTAGGGGGGCTGTGACATAGGATTGACAGGCTGGGCCTCTCTCCCCAGATGCGGGCTGGTGGCCTTGTGGATGGCAGGTACTCTCCTGTCGCCCCCCAGTGGCGTCCCCTTGGACAGACTCATGCAGGTGGCCACGGAAAGAGGCTACACAGCCCAGGGAGAGATGTTCTCAGGTGAGCTGGGTGACTGTGTGCTCCATCATCTCTTCATGAGGCTGGGACCGGAGAGGCTGGGTAGGGTGCTGGCAGCCATGTGTCAGGGTGTCTCATTCCATTCTTTGGGCCCTTCCCACTGCCCAGTAGAGCAGAGAGGTTACAAGATGGACTCGAGCTGGCTGCCTAGGTTGcaaacccagctctgccacctcttCGCTGGGGCCATGGACAAGCCACTGACGCTCTTTGTGTCTCATTTTCTGCATTTGAACCAAGGGGTGGAAGGTCATGGTGAGGGTTGGAAGCATCGCCCACTGTGAGCCCtcagcacagtgctgggcacacgCAGCGAGCCCCCTTTGTGTGCTCTCACCCTGCAGTGGCCGATATGGGCAGGCTGGCCCAGGAGGTGCTGGGCTGCCAGGCCAAGCTGCTCTCTGGTGGCCTGGGTGGTCCTAACAGAGACTTCGTCCTGCAGCACCTGGTCACTGGACATCCCCTGCTCATCCCGTATCCCAGGgcctgggagggaggagggcaggggtggCAAAGGGTGGGTCCCAGGGCCACGCCATCGTTTTTACCTTAATGCCAGCACCAGCTACGACGAGGACTTCAACCATGAGCCGTGTCAGAGGAAGGGCCACAAGGCCCACTGGGCGGTGAGTGCAGGTAGGTTCCCCCTCCTTTGTCTGCACCCCTCAACCTGGGTCTCCCCGGCCTCCGTTAATCCTTCTGACATTCTCACCCCTTGTGCTGGTGCCTCCCTAGCCAGGCTGGGCACTTAGCATAGCACCGGGCAGGCTGGGCCCCAGGTGTCCGCCAGTTGGAGCTTCTACAAACAGAAGCTCAGAGCACAGATTTCAGGATCAGACCATCTGGGCTTCAGGCCTGGCACAGCCTCTTCTAGGCTCTGTGACTGGGCAGGTATCATCACCTCTCTGGACCGCTCCTTTCCCCATCTGGAAATTGGGGGTAACAGCAGTACCCACCTCATAAGGCTGCCTTGTAGGCAGAGCACTCAGCACTCTTAGAACAAGGCTTGGTCAGGCGcgacggctcacgcctgtaatcccagcacttcgggaggccgaggtgggtggatcagttgaggtcaggagtttgaggccagcctggccaacatagtgataccgtctctactaaaactacaaaaattagccggacatggtggcgtatgccagaaatcctagctacttgggaggctgaagcaggaaaatcgcttggacctgggaggcggaggttgcagtgagctgagatcgtgccactgcactccaacctgggtgacagagcaagactccgtctcaaaaaaaagaaaaaaaaaaaggcttggcaTGTGACATGTCTCTGTAAGTATTACCAGCACCATCTTCATCATTCCCCCTGCCTGAAAGAAAGGTGGCCAGGTTGGTCCGCGTCAGGAGGTCCGGGGGAGGCCCTGCTCGGCTTCTTCATGGCTATGTGGTCTTGACAGCTCCTCTTGGAGCCTCTTCCCTAAACAGCTGAGGATAACCGGGTGACAGCATTTGCTTCATCTCATGCTGCCTCTCCACCTCCCCTGTGCTCAGGCCAGGCAAGGCAAGACTTAAAACATCTACAGCTCTGGAGCCGGATGCCATGGTGGGTCTAAATCCCAACCCACTGGCCACCACTAACGTCAGTGTAACCTAGGAATGGCAGCTGCACCCACCCTGGAGGGCTGGGAGAGGGTGGAACTTAGTGAGCCCCAGCTCCTGGTCCTGGCTCAGTCACTGCCACTCACCACCTTCTCCTCTCCCCCAGGGGTCCTGCTGGGTGTTCGGGCTGTGCCCAGTCTCGGCTACACTGAGGACCCTGAGCTGCCGGGCCTGTTCTACCCAGTGCTGGGCACACCCTGCCAACCACCACCCCTGCCGGAGGAGGGTTCCCTGGGAGCTGTCTACCTGCTGTCCAAGCAGGGCAAGAGTTGGCACTATCAGCTGTGGGACTACGACCAGGTCCGGGAGAGCAACCTGCAGCTGACGGACTTCTCGCCCTCACGGGCCACTGACGGCCGGGTGTACGTGGTGCCTGTGGGTGGGGTGCGGGCTGGCCTCTGTGGCCAGGCCCTGCTCCTCACACCGCAGGACTGCAGCCATTAGCTGGGGCTGCGGTCTCAGGCTGCAGCCTAGCTTGGTCACCATTTGAAGTGTGCCTCCACTTCTCCCACTGTGTGATGGCCACAAGATTTAAGCCAGGTCTCAGGGGCCTCCAGCCCTCCTTCATCAGGGCCGCCCCCTGCAGTATTGAGCACCAACTGGTCCCTCTAGGGAGAGATTGACAACAGCCCAGACCTTGCGGCCTGCCTGTCCCATCTGAATGTCGCATCGTCTGTTTGTCACTAGGGGCCGCCTCTGTCACCTCACTAGACATCTAAGGaacctcctgcctgggccttctgCTGCTCACAGGACAGGGACACTGAACTGCACCAGCCTCAGCTCACCCCTCCTTAGCCCAAGGTCTTCCTCACGCTTGCCACCTACTAGTCATACGGGCCTTTCAGATCCCTGAAGTGTTGTTCAAATCCCTGGAGCATTGAGTCCCATCCCCAGCCCTCTGCTGCGGATCACTCCTTAACTTCTCCATTGGGGCTCAGGTATCACTACCTCAGGGAAGAGTCCTGCAGCCCCAGTCgagacacccctcccccacctcatGTCTTCACAGTTTTAAAGCCCATCTGGGAGCAGTTACCTGTGCCAGCCCCTCTACCTGTGTTAGCAGATCTGGCAACCCTGTAAGGGGGGTGCTAGATGGACCCGATTTGATAGATGGCAAGACTGAGGCCTGGAGAAGTGGAATCGCTGGCCTGAGGTCACATGACTAGCACGTGGCAGGGTCAGGATTCAAGCTAGGTAGTCAGCGTCTCAGCCAGGCTGTCTCCTGGCTCCCTGAACATTAGGGTGCTGACCACAAACTTTCCTATCCACCCATACAAACATCTAGTGAGTGTGTGTGATTACTACTAGCTTCATGAATACCTGACCCCTCCACTCTGAAGTAGGAGGAACAGGCCTGTCTGGATCACTTCTCTGTCCCTAACTGAGCCCGTCTCATTTAGGGAAACTACAGAGCACTGTTGCTGGAGTGtactggcgtgatctcagctcactccagcctccacttaccaggttcaagtgattctcctgcctcagccccccaagtagctgggattacaggcatgcaccaccatgcctggctaattttttgtatttttagtagagatggggctttgccatgttggccaggctggtctcgaactcctgacctcaagtaatctgcctcggcctcccaaagtgctgggattacaggtgtgagccactgcgcccagccacagtGCAGTATTTCTAACCAGTGATCAGGGTAAAGAGGATGCGTGTCCACCATCCCAGCCCTGATCAGCCTGTCTGTGCATCCCCCATCCCAGCCAGGGCTTGGAGCAGCCTTGGTCACCACCGTGTCCCCTGCATTGTAACACATCCAGGCACAAGAATAGCCGCCCAGTGACTGCCAAGTGAGTGAACCAGCCTGCTCGGAGCCTGCCTCTTTCCCAAACTGCTCATTATCCTGTTACCCCACCCAGCCCACGTGTCCAAATACACTCCAGATGCAAAATAAAAAGCTCTACGACATTGGCTGTGAATGTCCTGTTTATTGGGGTGTTGTCATGGGTAGGAGGCTCAGCAGAGCCATTCTGCCTCCTGCTTTCCAGTACTACCCCGTCCAGCAACTGCCTCTCGTATGTTAAGTATCAAGATGGTCAGTAGAAAAGGAAAGCGTTCTCCATTGGGGCTCAGGTATCACTCCTGAGGCTCACTCCTCAGccctggaagacagtgtgggagCTTCAGCTTAAGGAAGAGGTAGGTGCCTGTCCGCCAGCCCAGCCTCAAGGGCCAGGAAGACCTGGCTATGGGTGCTGGAGGAGCCGTTAGCCACACCCCAGGGTTCTACAGTCTTTGGTTTGGATCAGGCTGCAGGCCAGGGTCCTGGCTGGCAGccccacccaccctgcgcctctgACACACACCCAGCACTTTTCCCTGCAGGGGCCCAGGATTGGATGGGGCCCTCCTGAGTGTAGCAGCTCTGAGTCGCAAGGGGAGGCCCGCTTTCCCAGCCTCTCAACCTCCTTTCTGCCACTGCAGTTTgctgggagaaaggagagagaagcctGGGGGTCAGGCAGGAGGTGTAAGTCCTGAGGCGGGATCTGGTACACAGAGGAGCGAGGTACTGTCACAGTGCCGGCACAGAAGCTGGGATGTGGCTGTGGTTTGGGTCTGCAGGAGGTCAGCAGAGTCCTCTGAGGAACACGGAGGATCCCACAGGGCCACAGCAGGGCAGGATACCGCCCAGCAGTATCAGCCCTCAGGCCACGCCCAGTCCCATGGGGTCATGCCCTCTGAGCCTCTTGTCGTTCAGCACTCAAATGGCTCCCTGGTGAAGACATGGACTGTCACTCTCCCCAGATGGTCCAGCAGTGCCTGCATCTGTTCACCACCACCGATGCCTGACCCTCTGAGGCGCCACAGATGAGCCTGACCCAGTCCCCAGCCTCAGCCAGCTGGCAGCCTGGAGGCTGACGGGGAGGCAGGTTAGAAGTGATTCGTGTGTCCACAGGCACCCTGTCACACCATACCCTGTGACATATGAACTGAATGCTCTCAGGGCAGCCCCTCAGAAGCCTTCCCGGCAGATCGGGGGACCCCCTTCTGGTTTTTCTGACTCACTGCCTCATCACGTTCCTTCCAGGCCCCCAAAACCCCTGCATCATGATGGGGCCAGGTGCTACCTGGTCTCCCAAGGCCCTTCAGACCTTTCCACGTTTGTCTCATGTGGCACATGACAGAATCTCTCCCGTCCCTGGAGGCCAGCTCCCCCATGGCCAACCTCAGGCCCCCCATGGCATCTCAGGGCTCCTCCAGCCAGACTGGCACCATCCAATTAACCTGATGGTGGCTCAGCAGCTCAGCTCTGTGCCAGCCCTTGCAGGAGGCagatcatgttgtccaggccccAGAGGTAGCCGTCCTCACGGTTGCCCTCAGCCCAGGGCAGCCTGTGGCTGAGCGTCTGGTGGTCGGGTAAGGCCACCGTCTTGCCGAAGTCTATCATCCAGACCTTGGCCA is a window encoding:
- the ACTMAP gene encoding actin maturation protease isoform X6; the encoded protein is MRAGGLVDGRYSPVAPQWRPLGQTHAGGHGKRLHSPGRDVLSTSYDEDFNHEPCQRKGHKAHWAVSAGVLLGVRAVPSLGYTEDPELPGLFYPVLGTPCQPPPLPEEGSLGAVYLLSKQGKSWHYQLWDYDQVRESNLQLTDFSPSRATDGRVYVVPVGGVRAGLCGQALLLTPQDCSH
- the ACTMAP gene encoding actin maturation protease isoform X2; the protein is MTSPCSPPLKPPIPPPKTAVPQASSIPSPPLPPSPLDFLALPSPPWSQQTPVPPPPPLPSPPAATGPAPPHVFGLEKSQLLKEAFEKAGPVPKGREDVKRLLKLHKDRFRGDLRWILFCADLPSLIQEGPQCGLVALWMAGTLLSPPSGVPLDRLMQVATERGYTAQGEMFSVADMGRLAQEVLGCQAKLLSGGLGGPNRDFVLQHLVTGHPLLIPYDEDFNHEPCQRKGHKAHWAVSAGVLLGVRAVPSLGYTEDPELPGLFYPVLGTPCQPPPLPEEGSLGAVYLLSKQGKSWHYQLWDYDQVRESNLQLTDFSPSRATDGRVYVVPVGGVRAGLCGQALLLTPQDCSH
- the ACTMAP gene encoding actin maturation protease isoform X4, which codes for MTSPCSPPLKPPIPPPKTAVPQASSIPSPPLPPSPLDFLALPSPPWSQQTPVPPPPPLPSPPAATGPAPPHVFGLEKSQLLKEAFEKAGPVPKGREDVKRLLKLHKDRFRGDLRWILFCADLPSLIQEGPQCGLVALWMAGTLLSPPSGVPLDRLMQVATERGYTAQGEMFSVADMGRLAQEVLGCQAKLLSGGLGGPNRDFVLQHLVTGHPLLIPYDEDFNHEPCQRKGHKAHWAGSCWVFGLCPVSATLRTLSCRACSTQCWAHPANHHPCRRRVPWELSTCCPSRARVGTISCGTTTRSGRATCS
- the ACTMAP gene encoding actin maturation protease isoform X1; this translates as MTSPCSPPLKPPIPPPKTAVPQASSIPSPPLPPSPLDFLALPSPPWSQQTPVPPPPPLPSPPAATGPAPPHVFGLEKSQLLKEAFEKAGPVPKGREDVKRLLKLHKDRFRGDLRWILFCADLPSLIQEGPQCGLVALWMAGTLLSPPSGVPLDRLMQVATERGYTAQGEMFSVADMGRLAQEVLGCQAKLLSGGLGGPNRDFVLQHLVTGHPLLIPYDEDFNHEPCQRKGHKAHWAVSAGVLLGVRAVPSLGYTEDPELPGLFYPVLGTPCQPPPLPEEGSLGAVYLLSKQGKSWHYQLWDYDQVRESNLQLTDFSPSRATDGRVFKAHLGAVTCASPSTCVSRSGNPVRGVLDGPDLIDGKTEAWRSGIAGLRSHD
- the ACTMAP gene encoding actin maturation protease isoform X3, whose product is MTSPCSPPLKPPIPPPKTAVPQASSIPSPPLPPSPLDFLALPSPPWSQQTPVPPPPPLPSPPAATGPAPPHVFGLEKSQLLKEAFEKAGPVPKGREDVKRLLKLHKDRFRGDLRWILFCADLPSLIQEGPQCGLVALWMAGTLLSPPSGVPLDRLMQVATERGYTAQGEMFSVADMGRLAQEVLGCQAKLLSGGLGGPNRDFVLQHLVTGHPLLIPYDEDFNHEPCQRKGHKAHWAVSAGVLLGVRAVPSLGYTEDPELPGLFYPVLGTPCQPPPLPEEGSLGAVYLLSKQGKSWHYQLWDYDQGPPLSPH